The following proteins come from a genomic window of Sinorhizobium fredii NGR234:
- a CDS encoding LysR family transcriptional regulator: protein MPRPYDLSSITALICFEAAARNASFKKAAQEMNVTPAAVSHQIKALETDLGCNLFLRRSRGVELTEKGAFLFIAIQRGFETISEAVTQIRDRQETVDVTIRATTAVSSLWLTPKISAFWKIHPAITVSQIISDVPGMTGRCDLSIHYGNPPENDGEYRKLFQDRIVALGTPAFAAEHGIIDVGDLLKAPLIHTSNEETDWTTWSDWFLALGHPAPKGRSFYVNNYMIGLQAAQDDVGAVLGWDGLAESLIREERLVQLVAETIPSPVAFHLKIHPRATSKARLFADWLVKSA, encoded by the coding sequence ATGCCACGACCCTATGATCTCTCGTCGATAACCGCGCTCATTTGCTTCGAGGCGGCGGCCCGGAATGCGAGCTTCAAGAAGGCCGCTCAGGAAATGAATGTGACGCCGGCAGCCGTCAGTCACCAGATCAAGGCGCTCGAGACGGATCTGGGCTGCAACCTGTTTCTGCGCCGCAGCCGCGGTGTTGAGCTGACCGAGAAGGGCGCCTTTCTGTTCATCGCGATACAGCGCGGATTCGAGACGATTTCGGAGGCCGTTACGCAGATTCGCGATCGCCAGGAAACGGTTGACGTGACCATCCGGGCGACAACAGCTGTCAGTTCACTGTGGCTGACGCCCAAAATTTCGGCTTTCTGGAAAATCCATCCCGCCATCACGGTTTCGCAGATCATCAGCGACGTCCCCGGAATGACCGGCCGCTGCGATCTGAGCATCCATTATGGAAATCCACCGGAGAATGACGGCGAATATCGCAAGCTCTTTCAGGATCGCATCGTCGCCCTTGGCACGCCGGCTTTCGCCGCAGAGCATGGGATCATCGACGTCGGTGATCTGCTCAAGGCGCCCCTAATTCATACGAGCAATGAGGAAACCGACTGGACGACCTGGTCCGACTGGTTTCTGGCGCTGGGGCACCCTGCTCCAAAGGGCCGCAGCTTCTACGTGAACAACTATATGATCGGGCTTCAGGCCGCCCAGGACGATGTCGGTGCGGTGCTTGGTTGGGATGGCCTGGCTGAAAGCCTGATACGGGAGGAGCGGCTTGTTCAACTCGTAGCCGAGACCATTCCCTCGCCGGTGGCCTTTCATCTGAAGATCCATCCGCGCGCGACTTCGAAGGCCCGCCTGTTTGCCGACTGGCTGGTCAAGAGTGCCTAA
- a CDS encoding hybrid-cluster NAD(P)-dependent oxidoreductase gives MSAFKNLAFWNDAEVLECVTRTPEAPDVVTFSFQSPSGALFNHDPGQFVTLELPLPGGPLYRTYTISSSPSRPTALTITVKAQRDSVGTRWMLDNLRKGMRIRAIGPAGKFSIVNHPAEKYLFISAGSGITPMVAMTTWLYDSGREPDIVFINCARRPSEIILRDRMELMASRIVGIDLKWVVEEGDPFRPWTGYRGMFNQIMLGLMAQDYLDREVFCCGPEPFMRAVREALAALGYDMSRYHQESFQAEPEHAEDVPEDVVPDALNQAEIEFALSGVTAKCNETDTILAAAKAAGLVIPSGCSMGICGTCKVRKTEGQVHMVHNGGITEEDVEEGYILACCSKPLGRISVEV, from the coding sequence ATGAGCGCGTTCAAAAACCTTGCCTTCTGGAATGACGCGGAAGTGCTCGAATGCGTCACCCGGACTCCGGAAGCGCCTGATGTCGTGACCTTCAGCTTCCAGAGCCCGTCCGGTGCGCTGTTCAACCATGATCCGGGGCAGTTCGTGACGCTGGAACTGCCGCTTCCCGGCGGGCCGCTCTACCGCACCTATACGATCTCGTCTTCGCCCTCGCGACCGACGGCCCTGACGATCACCGTCAAGGCGCAGCGTGACTCCGTCGGGACAAGGTGGATGCTCGACAACTTGCGCAAGGGCATGCGCATCAGGGCCATAGGGCCGGCCGGAAAATTCTCGATCGTCAATCACCCAGCCGAGAAATACCTTTTCATTTCGGCCGGTTCCGGCATCACGCCGATGGTGGCGATGACCACATGGCTCTACGATTCCGGACGCGAACCGGACATCGTCTTCATCAACTGCGCGCGCCGCCCCTCCGAGATCATCCTGCGCGACCGGATGGAGCTCATGGCGTCGCGGATCGTCGGCATCGACCTGAAATGGGTGGTCGAGGAGGGGGACCCCTTCCGGCCCTGGACCGGCTACCGGGGGATGTTCAACCAGATCATGCTCGGCCTGATGGCGCAGGATTACCTTGATCGCGAGGTGTTCTGCTGCGGCCCCGAGCCCTTCATGCGGGCGGTGCGCGAGGCGCTTGCCGCTCTCGGCTACGACATGAGCCGTTATCATCAGGAAAGTTTCCAGGCCGAGCCCGAGCACGCCGAGGACGTTCCCGAGGATGTGGTTCCGGATGCCCTGAACCAGGCCGAGATCGAATTCGCCCTCTCCGGCGTAACGGCCAAATGCAACGAGACGGACACGATCCTGGCGGCCGCAAAAGCCGCAGGGCTGGTGATCCCCTCGGGCTGTTCGATGGGAATCTGCGGCACCTGCAAGGTGCGCAAGACGGAAGGCCAGGTCCATATGGTGCACAATGGCGGCATTACCGAGGAGGATGTCGAGGAAGGCTATATCCTCGCCTGCTGCTCCAAGCCGCTCGGCCGCATCAGCGTCGAAGTATAG
- a CDS encoding M24 family metallopeptidase: MDQSTTRRYDISGQSVFKDDRKQAYLNPEGADRPLKSPIPACVLDSARRYRLGRLRSKMEEHCSALLLYDPVNIRYAFDSSNMSIWTMHNAARYALILADGPAILFEFEGAEHLNQGLPGIDEIRPAKSWIFFTAGDLVETRLSEWADDVSDIVKRQGRNRRLAVDKLEPAGAFALQNRGLQLVDGQELAERARSIKSPDEIELMRWTIRVCEAGMARMYEVSEPGRTEREIWAELHFENARSGGEWLETKLLTAGARTNPWYQECSDYVIRRGEMIAFDTDMIGPYGYCADLSRSWTCGHVAMSAKQRELYSAAREQIEHNLGLLKPGLSFAEFNERSWRIPDRYLPYRYTLALHGTGMADEWPGVFLHPDFDRNCSGMIEQNMVLNVESLIAEEGSESIKLETQVLITPTGAERLDTFPWEDP; this comes from the coding sequence ATGGACCAGTCCACCACCCGCCGATATGACATAAGCGGGCAGTCCGTGTTCAAGGACGACAGAAAGCAAGCCTATCTCAACCCGGAAGGTGCCGACAGGCCGCTGAAAAGCCCGATACCGGCGTGTGTCCTCGACAGCGCCAGGCGCTATCGGTTGGGTCGCCTCAGGAGCAAAATGGAGGAGCACTGCTCTGCCCTGCTGCTCTACGATCCGGTCAATATCCGCTACGCCTTCGATTCGTCGAATATGAGCATATGGACCATGCACAATGCGGCCCGCTATGCTCTGATCCTGGCCGATGGTCCGGCGATCCTCTTCGAATTCGAGGGGGCGGAGCATCTCAACCAGGGGCTTCCGGGGATCGACGAAATCCGCCCGGCCAAATCGTGGATATTCTTCACCGCCGGCGATCTGGTCGAGACGCGCCTTTCGGAATGGGCAGACGACGTTTCAGACATCGTCAAGAGGCAAGGACGCAATCGGCGCCTGGCCGTGGACAAGCTCGAACCGGCCGGCGCCTTTGCATTGCAGAACCGCGGGCTGCAGCTCGTCGACGGCCAGGAACTGGCAGAACGCGCCCGGTCGATCAAGAGCCCGGACGAAATCGAGCTGATGCGATGGACGATCCGGGTGTGCGAAGCCGGCATGGCGCGGATGTACGAGGTATCGGAACCGGGTCGAACCGAACGGGAAATCTGGGCGGAACTGCACTTTGAAAACGCCCGCAGTGGCGGTGAATGGCTGGAAACGAAGCTTCTGACCGCAGGCGCCAGAACCAACCCCTGGTATCAGGAATGTTCCGACTATGTGATCCGGCGGGGGGAGATGATTGCCTTCGATACGGACATGATCGGCCCATACGGCTATTGCGCGGATCTGTCGCGTTCCTGGACCTGCGGCCATGTTGCGATGAGCGCGAAACAGCGGGAACTCTACTCTGCCGCCCGCGAGCAGATCGAGCACAATCTCGGGCTGCTGAAGCCGGGCCTATCCTTTGCGGAGTTCAACGAGCGGTCCTGGCGCATTCCCGACAGATACCTGCCCTATCGCTACACGCTGGCGCTACACGGAACCGGCATGGCCGATGAGTGGCCGGGCGTCTTCCTCCATCCGGATTTCGACCGGAATTGCAGCGGAATGATCGAGCAGAATATGGTGCTCAACGTCGAAAGCCTGATTGCGGAAGAGGGGTCCGAGAGTATCAAGCTCGAGACTCAGGTCCTGATCACGCCGACGGGAGCTGAACGATTGGACACGTTCCCATGGGAAGACCCGTGA
- a CDS encoding GlxA family transcriptional regulator, with protein sequence MFRTSFIGISGIPLRGDYSHLGPTKAPPHIDTPLRVAIVPTPNFTLMPLACFVDFLRLSGDESDYSRQIYCTWDVLSHSEEPVFSSCGIAIYPDKPYGDPSDYDYIIVHGGILHGHESPHPDLYKFVISAAKQAVPLVGSCSGSFVLAEAGLLSGKRCAVHFALAGTLRQNFPDVIPVTDTPVVSDGNIITSPGGLAAINLAMFLVADACGESRVHKAFHYLLGDRGFDKSKVTEELEIGLKCEDRRVANAIGLMRQKMYELCSISEIAAGVGTSERELSRLFNKHLQVTPSQYWRQMRLRAAKWMLLNSDRSIAQIAYECGFTDCAHFVHWFKRTYHVTPARMRRSHREFGLR encoded by the coding sequence ATGTTTCGGACAAGTTTTATTGGAATTTCGGGCATTCCATTGCGCGGTGACTATTCGCACCTCGGGCCGACCAAGGCTCCTCCGCACATCGACACGCCGCTTCGCGTCGCAATCGTGCCGACGCCGAATTTCACGCTGATGCCGCTCGCGTGCTTTGTCGATTTCCTGCGGTTATCCGGGGACGAAAGCGACTACAGTCGGCAGATCTACTGCACATGGGATGTACTGTCGCACAGCGAAGAACCGGTGTTCTCGAGTTGCGGCATCGCGATATACCCTGACAAGCCATATGGTGATCCTTCGGACTACGACTACATCATCGTCCATGGGGGGATACTTCATGGACACGAAAGCCCTCATCCGGACCTTTACAAATTCGTTATCTCGGCGGCCAAGCAGGCCGTGCCGCTCGTCGGCAGTTGTTCCGGCAGTTTTGTGCTGGCTGAAGCGGGTCTCTTGTCCGGCAAGAGGTGTGCGGTTCATTTCGCCCTTGCCGGGACGCTGCGGCAGAATTTCCCGGATGTCATTCCCGTGACGGATACGCCCGTCGTCTCCGATGGAAATATCATTACCTCTCCTGGCGGCCTGGCGGCGATCAATCTCGCCATGTTTCTCGTTGCCGACGCCTGCGGCGAATCCCGGGTCCACAAGGCGTTCCATTACCTGTTGGGCGACCGCGGTTTTGACAAATCGAAGGTAACGGAAGAGCTCGAGATCGGCCTGAAATGCGAGGATCGCCGCGTCGCGAATGCGATCGGCCTGATGCGCCAGAAGATGTACGAGCTGTGCTCGATATCGGAAATTGCCGCGGGCGTCGGCACCTCGGAACGCGAGCTATCTCGCTTGTTCAACAAGCACCTGCAGGTCACGCCAAGTCAGTACTGGCGCCAGATGCGGCTCAGGGCGGCGAAATGGATGCTGCTCAACAGCGATCGCTCCATAGCGCAGATCGCCTATGAATGCGGCTTCACGGATTGCGCCCATTTTGTCCATTGGTTCAAGCGCACCTACCATGTCACGCCCGCGAGGATGCGGCGATCGCATCGGGAATTCGGCCTTCGGTGA
- a CDS encoding ABC transporter substrate-binding protein — protein sequence MRHILAFSALALVMGAASAAKAECGTVTVANMNWQSGELLANVDKFVLEHGFGCDVEFIPGDTVPTITSMVEKGEPDIAGEAWVDLVPEIVKRGTEEGRIVQIGQALSDGGEQGWYVPKFIVDAHPGIKTVDDALGHPELFPDPEDASKGAIFNGPQGSGGSVVGGQLFKAYAGTSKNFKLVDPGTQAGLDGALTKAYERKEGWLGYYWSPTALLGKYPMVRLEAGVPHDATEWKRCNTKADCPDPRKNEWPKDHVATLISKKLATGNNPDVVAYLSKRSWDNETVNSVMSWMTETQAGGEDGAVHFLKEHKDLWTTWVPEDVAEKIQAAL from the coding sequence ATGAGACATATTCTCGCATTTTCGGCGCTGGCTCTGGTGATGGGAGCAGCGTCCGCTGCAAAGGCGGAGTGCGGCACCGTCACGGTCGCGAACATGAATTGGCAAAGCGGAGAATTGCTGGCGAACGTCGACAAGTTCGTGCTCGAGCATGGGTTTGGCTGCGACGTCGAATTCATACCCGGGGATACGGTGCCGACCATCACGTCGATGGTTGAGAAGGGCGAACCGGATATCGCCGGAGAGGCCTGGGTGGACCTCGTCCCGGAGATCGTAAAGCGCGGGACCGAGGAGGGTCGTATTGTACAGATCGGACAAGCTCTGTCCGATGGCGGGGAGCAGGGCTGGTACGTCCCGAAGTTCATCGTCGACGCTCACCCTGGAATCAAAACCGTCGATGATGCCTTGGGCCATCCCGAGCTGTTTCCGGACCCGGAGGATGCGTCCAAGGGGGCGATATTCAACGGTCCGCAAGGCTCCGGCGGGTCGGTCGTCGGCGGCCAGCTGTTCAAGGCCTATGCCGGAACATCGAAGAACTTCAAATTGGTCGACCCGGGTACGCAAGCGGGCCTGGATGGAGCGTTGACGAAAGCCTACGAGCGGAAGGAGGGATGGCTCGGTTACTACTGGTCGCCCACCGCCCTTTTGGGCAAATATCCGATGGTGCGGCTGGAAGCGGGAGTGCCGCATGATGCGACCGAGTGGAAGCGTTGCAACACCAAGGCCGACTGTCCCGATCCCAGGAAGAATGAATGGCCGAAGGATCACGTCGCGACGCTGATTTCGAAGAAGCTCGCCACGGGCAACAATCCGGACGTGGTTGCCTATTTGAGCAAGCGGTCCTGGGACAACGAGACGGTGAATTCGGTCATGTCCTGGATGACGGAAACGCAAGCCGGCGGTGAGGACGGCGCGGTCCACTTCCTGAAGGAACACAAGGATCTTTGGACGACCTGGGTCCCGGAGGACGTCGCGGAAAAGATCCAGGCCGCACTCTGA
- a CDS encoding trimethylamine methyltransferase family protein → MEVTAAAGETPRRTRGARAQRREAGGPVGVPYIVRNIPTYDILGEESLQRIEKTADRILAEVGIEFRDDPAVLDHWRRAGAKLDGLRVTFEPGMLKEIVGSAPSQFTQHARNPARSVEIGGRNVVFSPAYGSPFVTDIDKGRRYGTIEDFRNLIKLAQSSPWLHHSGGTICEPVDVPVNKRHLDMVYSHIKYSDRAFMGSITAEERAEDSIEMARILFGADFVDGNCVILGNVNVNSPLVWDGTMTKSLRAYARANQAAVIVPFILGGAMGPVTNAGAIAQSYAETLAGCALTQLERKGAPVIFGNFLSSMSLRSGSPTFGTPEPAIGSMVVGQLARRLGLPLRCAGNFSNSKKPDAQAMQEGAMSMLSAVHCGANFILHSAGFVDGLLAMSYEKFVMDTDFCGALHAYLAGVVVDDNSLAMDAFLEVGPGHHFLGCDHTMRNYQTAFWDSALSDNEPFEKWVEQGETDMALRANRHWKKTLAEYEAPPLDEAIDEALRDYVERRKNSMPDAWY, encoded by the coding sequence ATGGAAGTGACAGCAGCAGCCGGCGAGACGCCGAGACGGACGCGGGGCGCGAGAGCGCAGCGACGGGAGGCCGGCGGCCCCGTTGGCGTTCCCTACATTGTCCGCAATATCCCGACCTACGATATCCTCGGCGAGGAGAGCCTGCAGCGGATCGAGAAAACCGCCGATCGCATTCTCGCCGAGGTCGGCATCGAGTTTCGCGACGATCCGGCGGTGCTCGACCACTGGCGGCGCGCCGGTGCGAAGCTCGACGGGCTGCGCGTCACTTTCGAGCCCGGAATGCTGAAGGAGATCGTCGGCTCGGCACCGTCGCAATTCACCCAGCACGCCCGTAATCCCGCCCGCAGCGTCGAAATCGGCGGCCGCAACGTCGTCTTCTCGCCGGCCTACGGCTCGCCCTTCGTCACCGATATCGACAAGGGCAGGCGCTACGGCACGATCGAGGATTTCCGCAACCTGATCAAGCTCGCCCAGTCGAGCCCCTGGCTGCATCATTCCGGCGGGACGATCTGCGAACCGGTCGACGTGCCGGTCAACAAGCGCCATCTCGACATGGTCTACAGCCACATCAAATATTCCGACCGCGCCTTCATGGGCTCGATCACCGCCGAGGAGCGTGCCGAGGATTCCATCGAGATGGCGCGGATCCTCTTCGGCGCCGATTTCGTCGACGGCAATTGCGTCATCCTCGGCAACGTCAACGTCAACTCGCCACTCGTCTGGGACGGAACGATGACGAAGTCGCTGCGCGCCTATGCCCGCGCCAACCAGGCCGCCGTCATCGTGCCTTTCATCCTCGGCGGCGCGATGGGTCCGGTCACCAATGCCGGCGCCATCGCCCAGTCCTATGCCGAGACGCTTGCCGGCTGCGCGCTGACGCAACTCGAGCGCAAGGGCGCGCCGGTGATCTTCGGCAATTTCCTGTCGTCCATGTCGCTTCGCTCCGGCTCGCCGACCTTCGGCACGCCGGAGCCGGCGATCGGCAGCATGGTCGTCGGCCAGCTGGCGCGCCGGCTGGGCCTGCCGCTGCGCTGCGCCGGCAACTTCTCCAACTCGAAGAAGCCGGACGCGCAGGCCATGCAGGAAGGCGCCATGTCGATGCTGTCGGCGGTGCATTGCGGCGCCAATTTCATCCTGCATTCGGCCGGCTTCGTCGACGGGCTGCTCGCCATGTCCTACGAGAAATTCGTCATGGATACCGATTTCTGCGGGGCGCTGCACGCCTATCTCGCCGGCGTCGTCGTCGACGACAATTCGCTCGCCATGGACGCCTTCCTGGAGGTCGGGCCAGGCCATCATTTCCTTGGCTGCGACCATACGATGCGCAACTACCAGACCGCCTTCTGGGACAGCGCGCTTTCGGACAACGAGCCCTTCGAGAAATGGGTCGAGCAGGGCGAAACCGACATGGCGCTGCGCGCCAACCGGCATTGGAAGAAAACGCTTGCCGAATACGAAGCGCCGCCGCTCGACGAGGCGATCGACGAGGCGCTGCGAGACTATGTCGAGAGGCGCAAGAACAGCATGCCCGACGCCTGGTACTGA
- a CDS encoding LysR substrate-binding domain-containing protein encodes MENLRRLLPSAASLVVFEAAGRHQNFTRAASELGMTQAAVSYAIRGLEDQLGVPLFHRVHRAVELTEAGERFHADVSVGLARIRKSAEEIRAKGRETNVTLAASTAFASMWMLPRLNQLREDLPEIDLRIQTSVRDLDLDEEPIPLGVRGGDPSHWPRYHAALLADEVVNAVATPAYIEAHGLPRSPADLLKHNLIHLEEPVRRACDWAEWFASAGLSSPAQGKRLAINDYILVIQAVLAGEGIALGWEHLIARQVQSGALVPVGGHVLRTGQAFYVVWPRSRELNAQARRIRDWLIDEGLRDRSAASNQC; translated from the coding sequence ATGGAAAATCTGCGCCGCCTGCTTCCCTCGGCCGCGAGCCTCGTTGTTTTCGAGGCGGCCGGTCGTCACCAGAATTTCACCCGCGCCGCCAGCGAACTGGGCATGACGCAGGCCGCGGTGTCCTACGCCATCCGTGGACTGGAGGACCAGCTCGGCGTACCCCTCTTCCACCGCGTCCACCGGGCGGTCGAACTGACGGAAGCCGGAGAGAGGTTCCATGCGGATGTCTCCGTCGGGCTCGCCCGCATCCGGAAATCGGCCGAAGAGATTCGTGCCAAGGGCCGCGAGACGAACGTCACGCTGGCCGCCTCGACGGCCTTTGCGTCGATGTGGATGCTGCCGCGGCTCAACCAGTTGCGCGAAGACCTGCCGGAAATCGACCTCAGGATCCAGACCAGCGTCCGCGACCTCGATCTCGACGAGGAACCGATCCCGCTCGGCGTTCGCGGCGGCGACCCCAGCCACTGGCCGCGCTACCACGCGGCGCTGCTCGCCGACGAGGTGGTCAATGCCGTGGCGACGCCCGCCTATATCGAGGCGCACGGGCTGCCGAGGAGCCCGGCGGACCTGCTCAAGCACAATCTCATCCATCTGGAGGAACCGGTCCGGCGCGCCTGCGACTGGGCGGAATGGTTCGCAAGCGCGGGTCTTTCCTCGCCGGCGCAGGGCAAGCGGCTGGCGATCAACGACTACATCCTGGTCATCCAGGCGGTGCTGGCCGGTGAGGGAATTGCGCTTGGCTGGGAGCACCTGATCGCCAGGCAAGTCCAATCCGGCGCGCTGGTGCCGGTCGGCGGACATGTGCTGAGGACCGGCCAGGCCTTCTATGTGGTCTGGCCGCGGTCGCGCGAGCTCAACGCACAAGCGCGGCGCATACGCGATTGGCTGATCGATGAGGGGCTTCGAGACCGTTCGGCGGCCAGCAACCAGTGCTAG
- a CDS encoding LacI family DNA-binding transcriptional regulator: MNKPNYRDIARLAGVGTATVERVLNGRGGVRPELVEKVIVAARTLEYPRKLPETHRGLLRIEVLMVRPETTFYRRLSHAFQRIAATLDPLVVVHRSFTEEMNPEEIARRILSSDVPRAGLILAVPSHPVISAAVEKVNAQGLPVVHVVTRASDRAGEFIGIDNFAAGRTAALFISRMARRTGPVVAICHPVYQVHRDRIRGFSDYFREHPGPSSFEWLGFGGDEERSTTDRLWSALELYPDLAGLYNAGGANSALIEALRRHPRGRDVFFVGHELTEYTRAALRDGIMDVVLDQAPEAQARRSLDLILRRIGLTDIEPDRAPIHFITITKEGL, encoded by the coding sequence TTGAACAAGCCGAACTATCGGGACATCGCCCGCCTTGCCGGAGTGGGAACAGCAACGGTCGAGCGGGTCCTGAACGGCCGCGGGGGCGTCCGCCCCGAACTGGTCGAGAAGGTCATAGTCGCTGCGCGTACCCTGGAATATCCAAGAAAGCTTCCCGAAACCCATCGCGGCCTGCTGCGGATCGAGGTGCTGATGGTGCGTCCGGAGACGACCTTCTACCGGCGCCTTTCGCATGCCTTTCAGAGGATCGCGGCCACTCTCGACCCCTTGGTCGTCGTGCACCGCAGCTTCACCGAAGAGATGAATCCGGAAGAGATCGCCCGGCGCATACTGTCCTCCGACGTCCCCCGTGCCGGCCTTATCCTTGCCGTGCCCAGCCATCCGGTGATCAGCGCCGCGGTGGAAAAGGTCAACGCGCAGGGACTACCGGTAGTCCACGTCGTGACCCGCGCTTCCGACCGCGCCGGAGAATTCATCGGCATCGACAATTTTGCCGCCGGCCGGACCGCGGCGCTGTTCATTAGCCGCATGGCGCGCCGGACCGGGCCGGTCGTTGCGATCTGCCATCCCGTCTATCAGGTGCATCGCGATCGCATCCGCGGCTTTTCCGACTACTTTCGTGAGCATCCCGGCCCCTCCAGCTTCGAATGGCTGGGATTCGGTGGCGATGAGGAGCGCTCGACCACGGATCGGTTGTGGTCGGCGCTAGAGCTCTATCCCGATCTTGCCGGTCTCTACAACGCCGGAGGCGCGAATTCCGCCCTGATCGAAGCGCTGCGCCGGCATCCGCGTGGCCGCGATGTCTTCTTTGTCGGCCACGAACTGACCGAGTATACCCGCGCCGCCCTCAGGGACGGCATCATGGATGTGGTGTTGGATCAGGCGCCGGAAGCACAGGCCCGGCGTTCCCTCGACCTGATCCTGCGGCGTATCGGCTTGACCGATATCGAGCCGGACCGGGCCCCCATTCACTTCATCACCATCACCAAGGAAGGCCTTTGA
- a CDS encoding sterol desaturase family protein has protein sequence MDDLKYGTRNKRGDWAPSEPVQYAPLFLFPTRIVAILKWLPDYFFPWNTIFAASAVAYWAWVIPPIETMQALGIGWIAWLYAVNAISVLFFYGAFELHLYVLKRQENRFKYNGKFPAEQKSKAFWFESQNIDNVLRTFLSGVTIWTAIEVAMLWAYANGHAPWLSFAENPWTLAIVALIVPIIHEFHFFCIHRLIHTPFLYKWVHSVHHNSVNPSPWSSLSMHPVEHLLYFGTAFYHLILPSSPILMLYQLHYAGFGAIPGHVGFDKVEVGEDKLVDSHAYAHYLHHKYFEVNYGDALIPLDRWFGTWHDGSQEGEARMQERYRKRKEKLAARKARVEMGGAAE, from the coding sequence ATGGACGACCTGAAGTATGGAACGCGCAACAAGCGCGGCGACTGGGCACCGAGCGAGCCCGTTCAATACGCACCCCTGTTCCTGTTTCCGACGCGGATAGTGGCGATCCTGAAGTGGCTGCCCGATTATTTCTTTCCCTGGAACACGATTTTCGCCGCCTCGGCGGTCGCCTATTGGGCGTGGGTCATTCCGCCGATCGAGACGATGCAGGCCCTCGGCATCGGCTGGATCGCCTGGCTCTACGCGGTGAATGCGATCTCGGTGTTGTTCTTCTACGGCGCGTTCGAGCTTCATCTCTATGTCCTGAAGCGCCAGGAAAACCGCTTCAAGTACAACGGGAAGTTCCCGGCCGAGCAGAAGAGCAAGGCGTTCTGGTTCGAAAGCCAGAACATCGACAATGTGCTGCGAACGTTCCTGTCGGGCGTGACCATCTGGACCGCAATCGAGGTCGCGATGCTCTGGGCCTATGCGAACGGCCATGCGCCCTGGCTGAGCTTCGCCGAAAACCCGTGGACGCTCGCCATCGTCGCGCTCATCGTGCCGATCATTCACGAGTTCCACTTCTTCTGCATTCACCGGCTCATCCATACGCCGTTTCTCTACAAGTGGGTGCACTCGGTCCATCACAACTCGGTCAATCCTTCGCCCTGGTCGTCGCTGTCGATGCACCCGGTCGAGCACCTGCTCTATTTCGGAACGGCGTTCTACCACCTGATCCTGCCGTCCAGCCCGATCCTCATGCTCTACCAGCTCCATTATGCGGGCTTCGGAGCCATTCCCGGCCATGTCGGCTTCGACAAGGTCGAGGTCGGCGAGGACAAGCTGGTCGATAGCCATGCCTATGCTCATTACCTGCATCACAAGTACTTCGAGGTGAACTACGGCGACGCCCTGATCCCGCTCGATAGGTGGTTCGGCACCTGGCACGACGGCTCGCAGGAGGGCGAGGCCCGGATGCAGGAACGCTACCGCAAGCGGAAGGAAAAACTCGCAGCCCGCAAGGCTCGCGTGGAGATGGGAGGAGCAGCCGAATGA
- a CDS encoding MocE family 2Fe-2S type ferredoxin, which produces MTWIIACKLDDIEQEGAIRFDHGSRTYAIYRGPDDSVYCTAGLCTHEAIHLADGLVMDFEVECPKHSGVFDYRTGEALRLPACENLKTYPAEVIDGDVRVALG; this is translated from the coding sequence ATGACCTGGATTATTGCCTGCAAACTTGACGACATCGAACAGGAAGGCGCCATCCGCTTCGATCACGGCAGCCGCACCTACGCGATCTACCGCGGACCCGATGACAGCGTCTACTGCACCGCCGGCCTCTGCACCCACGAGGCGATCCATCTCGCCGACGGGCTGGTGATGGATTTCGAGGTGGAGTGTCCGAAGCATTCCGGCGTCTTCGACTACCGCACCGGCGAAGCCTTGAGGCTCCCCGCCTGCGAGAACCTGAAAACCTATCCGGCCGAAGTGATCGACGGAGACGTTCGCGTGGCGCTCGGCTAG